The genomic region TGGGGCGCGGCGGGGCCGGTGGGGGTGGAGGAGATCGCGATGGCGGTGAAGCCGGCCCCGGGGGAGGCCTACCTGTACGACGCCTTCACCCTGGAGGGCTGGCGCGGGCGGAACCTGTATCCCTCGGTCCTCCGCCGCGCCCTCGAGGACGGGAAGGCGGAGGGCCTCAAGCGGATGATGATCTTCGTCGAGGCGGGCAACGCGGCCTCCCGGCGCGGGGTGGCGAAGGCGGGGTTCGTTTTGTTCCAGACGCTCGTCTGCCACCGGATGCTCCACCTGTTCCACTGGCCCACGCTCCTCCCGCCCGAGGCGGGACATGCGCCGGCGGCGTTCGTGACGCGCATCTAAGCCGCCGCGTTGACCGGCCGCCGCCGGATTCCTACTATTTTCGCTCCCGCCGGAATGGCGGATGAGATGAGGTGACGATGGCTTCCTGCTGCCCGACAGCTCCTCCCGGCGCCCGCCGGTCCGGCCCCGGCCGCCTCGAGGTCCGCGCCCACGCTTCACCGGAGGCCTTCACCCGGCTGACCGGGGAGTGGCGCGCCCTGCTCGCCGGGGGCCCGAGCCACCCCTTCTACGACCCCGCCTGGCACCTGTGCTGGTGGAAGCACCTCGGCTCGGGGACGCTCCACGTCTGCGAGGTGCGCCGCCCGGACGGGGGCCTCGCGGCGGCCGCGCCCTTCGTGGTGAACGGGGACGGGCTTTTGCGCCTCACGGGCGGCGAGGACCTCTCGGACTACCTCGACATCGCGGCGGCCCCGGGCGCCCACGCCGAGGCGTGGGCCGCCCTGCTCGCCCACCTGCGCGGCCCGGAGGCGCCGGAGTGGAAGGAGCTCCTGGTGCGCGGGCTGCCCGCGGCCTCCCCCACCCTCAAGGCCCTGACCGCGCCGGACGCCCCGGGCCGGGGCCGCGCCGAACAGGAGGAGGTCTGCCCCGTCGTCCCCCTGCCGGGGAGCTGGGAGGACTACGTGGGCATGCTCGACGCCCGCGACGAGCGGGAGCTGCGCCGGAAGCTCCGCCGCGCCCACATGCAGCCCCTGGAGTTCCGCCGCACCCTCTCGGAGGACCAGCTCGAGGCGGACCTCGACGAGTTCATCCGCCTCCACGCCCTGAGCCACCCCGAGAAGAGCGGCTTCTGGAACGAGGCGCGGGGAGCCTTCTTCCGCGAGATGGCGCACGAGATGCTCCGCCTCGGGTGGCTCGACCTGAGCTTCCTCTCCGTGGAGGGCCATACGGCCGCCGCCAACTTCTCCCTCGACTACGACGACCGCATCTACCTCTACAACTCGGGCTACGACCCGAACGAGCGCCAGCTCAGCGCGGGCCTGGTGCTCCTCGCCCACAACATCGAGGAGGCCATCAACGCCGGGCGCGCGGCCTTCGACATGCTGCGCGGGGACGAGCCCTACAAGTACACCTTCGGCGCGCTGGATCAGCCCATCTTCCGCGTCCGCCTCTCCCGGGACGCCGGATGACGCGCCGCCCCCCGCTCCGCGCCGCCCTGCTCTCGATGCACACCGACCCCCTCGCCCCCCTGGGCGGCGACGTGACCGGGGGGATGAACGTCTACGTGCGCGAGATCGCCCGCGCGCTGCCCGCCCTCGGGGTGGAAGCCGACGTCTTCACCCGGGCGCAGGACGCGGCGTCCCCCGCCGTGGAGGCGATCGCCCCGGGCGCCCGGCTCGTCCGCCTCCCCGCCGGCCCGCGCCGCCCCCTCCACAAGAACCTCCTGCTCCCCCACGCCCGGGCCTTCGCGGCGGCGGCCGCGGCCTTCGCCGGGAAGGAAGGCGGGGAATACGGCCTCCTCTCCTGCCACTACTGGCTCTCGGGAGCGGCGGGCGAATACCTGGCGCGCGAGTGGCGCGTTCCCCTCGCGCTGCGCTTCCACACCCTGGCCCGGCAGAAGAACGCCCGGCTCGCCGCCGGGGAGGAGAAGGAGACGCCCGCCCGCGCCCGCGCCGAAGCCAGGCTCGCCCGGCGGGCGGACCTGATCCTCGTCTCCTCGGGCGACGAGGCCCGCTTCCTCCAGGCGCGGCTCGGGGCGCCGGAGGAGCGCATCCGCATCGTCCCCTGCGGGGTGGACACGGCGCTCTTCTCCCCCGTCCCGCGCGCGCGGGCGAGGGCGCGCCTCGGGCTGCCGGACGGGACGCGGATCATCCTGAGCGTGGGGCGGGTCGAGCCCGTGAAGGGGCTGGACCGGCTGCCAGAAGCGCTGGCCCTCCTCCGCCGCGAGCGGCCCGATCTTCCCCTGCTCGCCCTCCACGTGGGCGGGGAGCTCAAGCCCGGCCGGAAAGGGCGGGGAGCGGCCGGGCTCCGCCCGGAGGACTTCGCCTCCTCCCGCCAGCGGGCCGAGGCTGGGCGCGTGCTCGCGCGCGCCCGGGCGCTCGGGGTGGAGGGGAGCCTGCGCTTCCTCGGGGCGAGGCCCCAGGCGGAGCTGCCGCTCTTCTATTCGGCGGCGGACGCCCTGGCCGTCCCCTCGCGGCTGGAGTCCTTCGGCCTGGTGGCCCTCGAGGCGGCGGCGTGCGGGCTCCCGGCGGCGGCCTTCCGGGCGGGGGGAATCCCCCAGGCCATCGCCCACCGGCGGACGGGCCTCCTCGTCCCGGAGGGAGATGCCGGGGCCTTCGCCCGGGCGCTTCTGCGGCTCCTGGAGGATGAGGCGCTCCGGGAGGGGATGGGGCGCGAGGCGCGGCGCCGGGCGCGGGGGTTCGGGTGGGAGGAGATCGCCCGGCGGGAGGCGCGGGCCTGGAGCGGGCTGCTCCGCCGCGCGGGGAATGGCGGAAAGGGGAGCGCGCGGGGGGAGCGGCGGCGGCCGCTCGCCGCCCGGCGCGCCCCATTGGCGAAACAGGGGGCGGAACAGGGGAAGGAGGGCACGTGAGCCGGTCGGAGTTCGAGAACGTCCTGGTGATCATCGCGCACCCGGACGACGCCGAGCTGGGGGCGGGCGGGAGCATCGCCCGCTGGGTGCGGGACGGCGCGGTGGCGCGCGTCATCGTATGCACGAACGGGGACAAGGGGACGAAGGAGGGCCTGAGCCCCCTCAAGCTGGCCCAGATCCGGGAGGCGGAGCAGCTCGCGGCGTCCCGGGCGCTCGGGGTGAAGGAGACGATCTTCCTGCGCCACCGGGACGGGGAGCTCGAGGACGACCGGGCCTTCCGCAACCAGATCGCGTTTCTCATCCGGCACTTCAAGCCGGACACCATCGTGACCCACGATCCCTGGCGGCCCCACTACCAGCACCCGGACCACCAGGCGGTGGGCCACGCCGTCTTCAAGGGCGTCGTCTACGCGCGGGACGACAACTTCCTGCCCGAGCTGGGCCTGGCGGGCATCCGCGCCCACCACACGAACGCCCTCCTCTACACCAACGCCTTCACCCCCAATTTCTTCGTGGACATCGAAGGGGTCTTCGAGCAGAAGATCAAGGCCATCGGCTGCCACAGGTGCCAGATCCCGAACCTGCCCGCCACCGCGCGGCGCGTCCGCCAGCGGTGCGAGGAGACGGGCCGGCTGGCCGGGATGCGGCTGGCCGAGGCCTTCACCATCACGCGGATGCGCTGACCGCCATGCCGAACGCGACCTCCCGGGAGAGGGCCGGGCAGCACCTCATCGGCGGCTTCCCGGGGACGGCCCCACCGCCCCCGCTGCTGGAGCGGATCGCGGCGGGGCGGCTCGGCGGCGTCATCCTCTTCAAGCGGAACATCGAGAGCGCGGGCCAGCTCCTCGAGCTGACCCACGCCCTCCAGCGGGCGGCGGCGGGGGCGCCCCTGGGGCTCCCGCTCCTCGTGGCCATCGACCAGGAAGGGGGGCGGGTGAGCCGCCTCTCGGGAGACTTCACCCTCCTCCCCCCGGCGCGGAACCTCGGCCGGCTGGGCGACGCGGCCCTGGCGCGGGAGGCGGCGCGGGCCGTGGGGCGGGAGCTGCGGGCCGCGGGGGTGAACCTGAATTTCGCGCCGGTGCTCGACCTCCTGACCAACCCCGGGTGCGCCGTCATCGGGGACCGCGCCTTCGGGGACGACCCCGAAACGGTCTCGGCGCTGGGCGCGGCCTTCATCGCGGGGCTGCAGGAAGCCGGGGTGGCGGCCTGCGCGAAGCATTTCCCCGGCATCGGGAGCATGGCGCCCGACCCGCACGAGACGCTGCCCTCCTCCCCCCTCGGCCTGGACGACCTGCGCGGGCGGGAGCTCATCCCCTTCCGGCGGGCTTTCGCGCCCGGGGCGGACGCGGCGTCCGCGATGGCGGCCCACGCCCTCTTCCCCCGGATCGACGCGGAGCGCCCGGCCAGCCTCTCCCCGCGCTTCCTGCGGGATCTTCTGCGGGGCGAGATGGGCTATGGGGGGCTCATCGTGACGGACGACCTGGAGATGGGGGCGATCCCGGATCCGGTCGCCGCCGCCTGGGAAAGCCTCCTCGCCGGGGCGGACCTGGCCCTCATCTGCCACAACGAGGAGATGCAGGAACGCGCCTGGGGCCGGATCGAGGAGGGCCTCCGGAGGGAGGAGATCGCGCCGGAGGCGCAGCGGAGCTCCCTCCGCCGCATCGAGGCGGCCAAGGCACGCTACGCGCCCCCGGCACGGGATTTCGTGCGGCCGGGCGACCTCGCCCGCCGCCACCGCGAGCGGGAGGCGGTGGTGGGCTGCGCCGCCCACCGCGCGGTCCGCGAAAAAGTGACCCAGATCACAT from Candidatus Tectomicrobia bacterium harbors:
- a CDS encoding GNAT family N-acetyltransferase, producing MNGALSEFFYKRTELCLYDFPYPGEIPPSEARIEVEHKVLDISSPDREIICEIQGAALPMERYARGEKCFVALHRGRPVSYIWGAAGPVGVEEIAMAVKPAPGEAYLYDAFTLEGWRGRNLYPSVLRRALEDGKAEGLKRMMIFVEAGNAASRRGVAKAGFVLFQTLVCHRMLHLFHWPTLLPPEAGHAPAAFVTRI
- a CDS encoding GNAT family N-acetyltransferase, whose translation is MTMASCCPTAPPGARRSGPGRLEVRAHASPEAFTRLTGEWRALLAGGPSHPFYDPAWHLCWWKHLGSGTLHVCEVRRPDGGLAAAAPFVVNGDGLLRLTGGEDLSDYLDIAAAPGAHAEAWAALLAHLRGPEAPEWKELLVRGLPAASPTLKALTAPDAPGRGRAEQEEVCPVVPLPGSWEDYVGMLDARDERELRRKLRRAHMQPLEFRRTLSEDQLEADLDEFIRLHALSHPEKSGFWNEARGAFFREMAHEMLRLGWLDLSFLSVEGHTAAANFSLDYDDRIYLYNSGYDPNERQLSAGLVLLAHNIEEAINAGRAAFDMLRGDEPYKYTFGALDQPIFRVRLSRDAG
- a CDS encoding glycosyltransferase encodes the protein MTRRPPLRAALLSMHTDPLAPLGGDVTGGMNVYVREIARALPALGVEADVFTRAQDAASPAVEAIAPGARLVRLPAGPRRPLHKNLLLPHARAFAAAAAAFAGKEGGEYGLLSCHYWLSGAAGEYLAREWRVPLALRFHTLARQKNARLAAGEEKETPARARAEARLARRADLILVSSGDEARFLQARLGAPEERIRIVPCGVDTALFSPVPRARARARLGLPDGTRIILSVGRVEPVKGLDRLPEALALLRRERPDLPLLALHVGGELKPGRKGRGAAGLRPEDFASSRQRAEAGRVLARARALGVEGSLRFLGARPQAELPLFYSAADALAVPSRLESFGLVALEAAACGLPAAAFRAGGIPQAIAHRRTGLLVPEGDAGAFARALLRLLEDEALREGMGREARRRARGFGWEEIARREARAWSGLLRRAGNGGKGSARGERRRPLAARRAPLAKQGAEQGKEGT
- a CDS encoding PIG-L family deacetylase, with product MSRSEFENVLVIIAHPDDAELGAGGSIARWVRDGAVARVIVCTNGDKGTKEGLSPLKLAQIREAEQLAASRALGVKETIFLRHRDGELEDDRAFRNQIAFLIRHFKPDTIVTHDPWRPHYQHPDHQAVGHAVFKGVVYARDDNFLPELGLAGIRAHHTNALLYTNAFTPNFFVDIEGVFEQKIKAIGCHRCQIPNLPATARRVRQRCEETGRLAGMRLAEAFTITRMR
- the nagZ gene encoding beta-N-acetylhexosaminidase, whose protein sequence is MPNATSRERAGQHLIGGFPGTAPPPPLLERIAAGRLGGVILFKRNIESAGQLLELTHALQRAAAGAPLGLPLLVAIDQEGGRVSRLSGDFTLLPPARNLGRLGDAALAREAARAVGRELRAAGVNLNFAPVLDLLTNPGCAVIGDRAFGDDPETVSALGAAFIAGLQEAGVAACAKHFPGIGSMAPDPHETLPSSPLGLDDLRGRELIPFRRAFAPGADAASAMAAHALFPRIDAERPASLSPRFLRDLLRGEMGYGGLIVTDDLEMGAIPDPVAAAWESLLAGADLALICHNEEMQERAWGRIEEGLRREEIAPEAQRSSLRRIEAAKARYAPPARDFVRPGDLARRHREREAVVGCAAHRAVREKVTQITFG